The proteins below come from a single Mucilaginibacter mali genomic window:
- a CDS encoding YdeI/OmpD-associated family protein produces MVSYTTIILQFAGQGEKTGWTYIEIPPDIAQQLKPDNRKSFRVRGTLDSFPIAGVALMPMGEGVFIMAINAEMRKGIRKHKGAMLQVSLEEDTEFKVEMPDDLQECFDYEPEALEFFNSLVKSHRNYFIKWINDAKTETTRANRIANTINAAVHKWNYGQMLRNARKAP; encoded by the coding sequence ATGGTTAGCTATACCACCATTATATTGCAATTTGCCGGGCAAGGCGAGAAGACCGGCTGGACCTATATCGAGATCCCGCCCGATATCGCGCAGCAACTGAAACCGGATAACCGCAAATCGTTCAGGGTAAGGGGTACTTTGGATAGTTTCCCTATCGCCGGAGTTGCATTGATGCCCATGGGCGAAGGAGTTTTTATTATGGCCATTAATGCCGAAATGCGTAAAGGCATCCGTAAGCATAAAGGCGCTATGCTGCAGGTAAGTTTAGAAGAGGATACCGAGTTTAAAGTAGAGATGCCCGATGATCTGCAGGAGTGTTTCGATTATGAACCCGAAGCGCTGGAGTTCTTCAACTCGCTGGTTAAATCGCACCGTAATTATTTTATCAAATGGATAAACGATGCCAAGACCGAAACTACGCGCGCTAACCGCATAGCCAATACCATCAACGCTGCGGTGCATAAATGGAATTATGGGCAGATGTTAAGGAACGCAAGGAAAGCCCCCTAA
- a CDS encoding DNA topoisomerase IV subunit B, whose translation MAEQVEYSDDSIRSLDWKEHIRLRPGMYIGKLGDGSAYDDGIYVLLKEIVDNSIDEFVMGAGRTIDINISDHKVAVRDFGRGIPLGKVIDCVSKINTGGKYDSKAFQKSVGLNGVGTKAVNALSTSFTVQSYRDGRTKIAEFAKGELVREEPEKETSQRNGTAINFFPDDSIFRHYRFIPEFVENMIWNYVFLNAGLTVNFNGQKYFSERGLYDLLSRNTDADTIRYPIIHLRGEDIEIAMTHGQQYGEEYYSFVNGQNTTQGGTHQAAFREAVVKTVREFFKKEFDASDIRASIVAAISIKVQEPVFESQTKTKLGSQNVGPDGPTVRGFINDFVKKELDNYLHKNPAAADGLLKRIMQSERERKDIAGIKKLANERAKKASLHNRKLRDCKLHFEDTHERRQDTTLFITEGDSASGSITKSRDVMTQAVFSLKGKPLNCFGLTKKVVYENEEFNLLQHALNIEDGIDGLRYNNVVIATDADVDGMHIRLLLMTFFLQFFPDLVKAGHVSILQTPLFRVRNKKETVYCYSDEERVNAIKRLGVKPEITRFKGLGEISPEEFGLFIGKDMRLDPVILKDANIKGMLEYFMGKNTPARQQHIIGNLRVEKDDETVNPGIVVATEEEVLPVAV comes from the coding sequence ATGGCAGAACAAGTAGAATATTCGGACGATAGTATACGGTCCTTAGACTGGAAAGAGCATATACGCCTTAGGCCGGGCATGTACATTGGTAAGCTGGGCGATGGCTCGGCTTATGACGATGGGATTTACGTGCTGCTGAAGGAGATTGTAGATAACTCGATTGATGAGTTTGTGATGGGGGCGGGCCGTACGATAGACATCAACATCAGCGACCATAAGGTGGCCGTGCGCGATTTTGGTCGCGGCATCCCGCTGGGTAAGGTGATCGACTGCGTATCGAAGATCAATACCGGTGGTAAGTACGATAGCAAGGCGTTCCAGAAGTCGGTGGGGTTAAATGGTGTGGGTACCAAGGCGGTTAACGCGTTGAGTACGTCGTTCACCGTGCAATCGTACCGTGACGGGCGTACCAAGATAGCCGAGTTTGCCAAAGGCGAACTGGTGCGCGAGGAGCCTGAAAAGGAGACCAGTCAGCGCAACGGGACGGCCATTAACTTCTTTCCGGATGACAGCATCTTCCGCCACTATCGCTTCATTCCCGAGTTTGTGGAGAACATGATATGGAACTACGTGTTCCTGAACGCGGGCCTTACGGTGAACTTCAACGGGCAGAAGTACTTTTCGGAGCGCGGCCTGTACGACTTGCTAAGCCGCAATACCGATGCCGATACCATCCGCTACCCCATCATCCACCTGCGGGGCGAAGACATAGAAATAGCCATGACCCACGGTCAACAATACGGCGAGGAGTACTACTCGTTTGTGAACGGACAGAACACCACGCAGGGCGGTACGCACCAGGCAGCCTTCCGCGAGGCGGTGGTAAAAACCGTGCGCGAGTTCTTTAAAAAGGAGTTCGATGCTTCGGATATCCGTGCGTCCATTGTGGCGGCCATCTCAATAAAGGTGCAGGAGCCGGTGTTCGAGTCGCAGACCAAGACCAAACTGGGTTCGCAAAATGTTGGTCCGGACGGGCCGACTGTACGTGGCTTTATTAACGATTTTGTTAAAAAAGAGCTGGATAACTACCTGCATAAAAATCCCGCCGCCGCCGATGGCCTGCTGAAGCGCATTATGCAGTCGGAGCGCGAGCGTAAGGACATAGCCGGCATTAAGAAGCTGGCCAACGAGCGGGCTAAAAAGGCATCGCTGCATAACCGCAAGCTGCGCGATTGCAAGCTGCACTTTGAAGATACACACGAGCGCCGCCAGGATACCACGCTGTTCATCACCGAAGGCGATTCGGCCAGCGGGTCGATCACCAAATCGCGCGATGTAATGACGCAGGCGGTATTTAGTTTGAAAGGTAAGCCGCTCAACTGCTTCGGCCTGACCAAAAAGGTGGTATACGAGAACGAGGAGTTTAACCTGCTGCAACACGCCCTGAATATTGAGGACGGTATTGACGGCCTGCGTTACAACAACGTAGTAATAGCAACCGATGCCGATGTGGACGGTATGCACATCCGCCTGCTGCTGATGACCTTCTTCCTGCAATTCTTCCCCGATTTGGTAAAAGCCGGGCACGTATCCATCCTGCAAACGCCGTTGTTCCGCGTGCGTAATAAAAAGGAAACGGTGTATTGCTATAGCGATGAAGAGCGCGTGAATGCCATCAAGCGCCTGGGCGTAAAACCAGAGATCACCCGCTTTAAAGGTTTGGGTGAGATCTCGCCCGAGGAGTTCGGCTTGTTTATTGGTAAAGATATGCGCCTTGACCCGGTAATACTGAAAGATGCCAATATTAAAGGCATGCTGGAGTACTTTATGGGTAAGAATACCCCTGCACGCCAGCAGCATATCATCGGTAACCTGCGGGTGGAAAAAGATGATGAGACGGTGAACCCGGGGATAGTTGTGGCCACGGAAGAGGAAGTGTTGCCGGTGGCAGTGTAA
- a CDS encoding nuclear transport factor 2 family protein, which translates to MKTLKSIALGFALLATVCVAKAADKPVERLTKNYAINTYIDAMAHGKLAGVSDVLDATVKFSMLRGDKVMSYGKAEMIGFLKNNQNVEQTCTVSTSVVESNDDLSVVKVDMKYDGFVRSNYVTMANTGEGWKITNVYSVFK; encoded by the coding sequence ATGAAAACTTTAAAATCAATCGCCTTAGGCTTCGCATTATTAGCAACTGTTTGTGTAGCAAAAGCAGCAGATAAACCGGTAGAACGTTTAACCAAAAACTACGCCATCAACACCTACATTGATGCAATGGCCCACGGCAAACTGGCCGGCGTGAGCGATGTGCTTGATGCGACTGTAAAATTCAGCATGCTGCGCGGCGACAAAGTAATGAGTTACGGCAAAGCCGAAATGATCGGCTTCCTGAAAAACAACCAGAACGTTGAGCAAACCTGCACTGTAAGCACATCGGTAGTAGAAAGCAACGACGACCTGAGCGTAGTGAAGGTAGATATGAAATACGACGGCTTTGTGCGCAGCAACTACGTAACTATGGCCAACACCGGCGAAGGCTGGAAGATCACTAACGTGTACAGCGTGTTTAAATAA
- a CDS encoding cytidine deaminase yields the protein MTNHEIKIAFEEYSTLAELSKADQNICNEAVRAMANSHSPYSKFRVGAALQLQSGRVVLGSNQENVAYPSGLCAERVALFNWGANHPDDPIQTIAITAHTDNFDIIKPVTPCGSCLQVMAEYEKKQDQQLRIILYCIDGPVWITQGVCSFLPFMFFEDRLVIQ from the coding sequence ATGACAAATCACGAAATAAAAATAGCCTTTGAGGAGTATAGTACTTTAGCAGAGTTAAGCAAGGCAGATCAAAATATATGTAACGAAGCCGTGCGGGCGATGGCAAATTCGCACTCACCTTATTCAAAATTCAGGGTAGGGGCGGCCTTGCAATTACAAAGCGGCAGGGTGGTATTGGGTAGCAACCAGGAGAACGTAGCTTACCCATCGGGCCTTTGTGCCGAGCGGGTGGCATTGTTCAATTGGGGTGCTAATCATCCGGATGATCCGATACAGACCATCGCCATTACGGCCCATACCGATAACTTCGACATCATCAAGCCCGTTACCCCATGCGGCTCCTGCCTGCAGGTTATGGCCGAATATGAAAAAAAACAGGACCAGCAATTGCGGATAATCCTATATTGCATCGACGGACCGGTATGGATAACCCAGGGCGTGTGCAGTTTTCTGCCCTTTATGTTTTTCGAGGACCGGTTGGTTATTCAATAA
- a CDS encoding GDSL-type esterase/lipase family protein: MKSKFLLIAALLLSTTLFAQDQKPKLAYPFEDEIKAFKQQDSLAMPKAGGYLFIGSSSIRKWVDLPKHFANKPIVMRGVGGSQISQWVKYYMPSVVYPYKPSKIFIYVGDNDIAAGAGAQSVYDNFVTLLGMIKQNLPNAKVYFLSMKWSPSRAKYYNEVALGDMMIDAYIKTQKNVTYIDMNTTLLTPASKPDSAMFQKDMLHLNLDGYDRWEKVIAGYF; this comes from the coding sequence ATGAAGAGCAAGTTTTTACTGATAGCGGCCCTGCTGCTAAGTACCACACTATTTGCCCAGGATCAGAAGCCTAAATTGGCTTATCCGTTCGAGGATGAGATTAAAGCCTTTAAACAGCAGGATAGTTTGGCCATGCCTAAAGCAGGCGGTTACCTGTTTATTGGCAGCTCGTCTATCCGTAAATGGGTCGATCTGCCTAAGCATTTTGCCAATAAACCCATCGTTATGCGTGGCGTGGGCGGTTCGCAGATATCGCAATGGGTGAAGTATTATATGCCGTCGGTGGTTTATCCTTATAAGCCGTCGAAGATATTTATTTACGTGGGCGATAACGATATCGCGGCCGGAGCAGGTGCGCAATCAGTTTACGATAACTTTGTAACCTTGCTGGGTATGATCAAACAAAACTTGCCCAATGCCAAAGTATATTTTCTATCGATGAAATGGAGCCCCAGTCGCGCTAAATATTATAATGAAGTTGCCCTTGGCGATATGATGATAGACGCCTACATCAAAACACAAAAGAACGTAACCTATATCGATATGAATACCACCCTGCTTACCCCGGCCTCAAAGCCAGATTCGGCTATGTTTCAAAAGGATATGCTGCATTTGAATTTAGATGGATACGACAGGTGGGAGAAGGTGATTGCGGGTTATTTTTAG